From the Trifolium pratense cultivar HEN17-A07 linkage group LG4, ARS_RC_1.1, whole genome shotgun sequence genome, the window gattACAAGAATTCAATTGGTTTGAATAATTCAATTGAAATACTTGCCGAATATGTTTTATATAATGGTCGTTCTTGGCTTTGATTTTAAGAGAGAGTTTGacttaattatttgatttgataaaaagactatattcaaaatatttgatttagaattaacatatttgaatcaaaattaattaagtgGATACTTACAAAGTGTGTTATTATGATgttgtattaataataaattgcCTTTGTTACCGTTGATTGCTGTGGTGGTCGTTGTGTTGCCGTTGTTGTTATAAGTTGTTGTTTATAAGCCGCTATTATAAGCCGTTGTTTATAAGCTGTTGTCTTTAAGCCGTTGACTATTGATGTTATCTCGTGATTAAGCCGGTGattattgatgttgttataatgacgatgaagttgttaaatgatgttgcctattgacgttgcttactataacatgacatgcattcattcatgtgCCCAATGACGTTGCTTATAGAAGTTGTATAAATGACGTTGCTTAATGATGTTGCTATTGGTGTTGTTcaatgaagttgaaaataatgacgttgatcctccatgatgtaaaactgaaaatgacgttgctattggtaccacatgcatttatcgagtctaggcgcattgcatgcattttatttattgaagttGTGTTGTATTTGGATTGATGAAGTTGTGTTTTACCTATTGGGTGTGTCTCTTTGTTGTGTGTTGTTGCTACTCGTTGATGTTCTGATAGTGTGTTTCTTTATATGATTGATGACGAGTTATCCGCTTACTTTttggaaataaataattatatatatttttgaaaatcttttgattggtgaagtgttttgttattattttatgacattttttttatggtgagtatgattcaatttgTATAAGGAAATTGATCCAGTATGATCATTTGTTCCAACAATATCACCGGTTTTTGTAGAGCTTAAAGGGGAAAAGTTCTTGGTGGGaatctatatatctatatatctatAAAGGTTGATAAACTTTGCAACCCTAATTGGAAACCCTAATTAGCTAACCAATTAGTGCTTCACACCTTGCCTCATATCCAATTGTGTTGCCACCATGTGCTTGTCTTGGCCCAATGATCATGTTCCACATAcaactttgaaaccatttatatgtcACACATGCAAAGCTTCACATGACAAGTGGGTTGTGATGCAGATGAGGTAACTAGAAACATCCACATTACTAGCTATATGTAACACATGCATTGGGCccaatgaaatatatatttctctgttcccaaatttttttcatttggcaagtttttttctctctcttctctccctctctctctcgtACGCTCTTCTCTCCCTCCTCTCTGCCTCATCTCATCCACCACCGTAACATCCACCACAACCCCCACCACCACCTACAAATCAATCACTCGTCAGAGGGAGGGGGTGGCCGAGTGTGAGAAGATTTTCTGGGGAGGGAAGTTCCGGTGAGGAAGAGAGAGTTCCGGCCGTGATAGAGAGTTCCGGTGGCGTTTCGTGGCGGTGTTTGGCGACGGTGTTTGGCGACGGTGATGCTTCTTGCTCCTTCGTTCATCTGGTTTGATCTTAGTTtctatactatttttatttttattttttttcgttgCTTTTTTTtcgttgcttttttttttgttgaagattggaggtggtggtgatgtGTGGTGGTTATGGTGGATGGTGATGTATCTCCAAATTCATCTTCTACATTTCATCTTTCTCAATTTGTCAATTTTCATCTCTGTAATTGGTACTCTGTGTTGTATTTTTGCAGGCTCCATGGAAGAATAAGGCTCCTTCAGACCTCCACCTTCCTCCAAGCCAGCCAAATCTGGTGGTGGCAAGCAGAAGAAGGTTCGTTTTTctcttcaaagttttttttttttttattttttttgcagctTTTGTTTCATCGTATGTGTAATTAATAGTGAATTTCAGAGCTTAGATTCATTTTTTGTAGACTCAAATCCAGGTATAAGTTGTTATTGCAAACTGATCATGCCACAACAACATCAAAGGTATTGTATCTATTATGCAATGACAGTGTGATTTTAGAGGAATTTTGAATTAGGAAAAACTTGTATGGAAATATTCAGGAACTTCTTAGTATGAAATGCATATTAGATAATGAGATTTTTAATCGTCTGTGGACAATATCGAGAGATAGTTTGCATAATTTATTTCAGATGTATGGTTCTTGATTTACAAAGTTTTTCCTTATTATGCTCTATGTTCTTAACCTTGCATCTATTATGAAATGATTGTGTGATTTTAGAGGAGTGCTTAATTAGTGTTAACATACATAAATGAATTTTCCAAACAAAGGAATGATAACTGAGTAGCTAGCTGTTAATCATTATCTGCTATCATATTGTTTTGGTAGAAAATTCTCAACTTTCTTGTCTTTTAAATGCAGGATGACAGAACCTGCCTCTAATGTGGCATCTTGCAGTGGAACTGCGATGGAGAAGTCATCAAAAGGATATTTTAGGAACATTCATACAAGTCATCAGTTTTTACTTtatcattttaagaaaatatttatattctGGATTCAGTCTATTATGCTTCCTAGGATTTCAGCGTCTAATTTCGACGTAAAACGTTGTACAGATAACACTTGCAATGGCTTCTATTGTGATTATTTCTCTCCAAATACGGCTTACAAACCAAAGATGTGGACAGAAGCTTGGACTGGCTGGTATTGATGCTTTGTTTCTGATTTCTTAGGTTTCCATAAGAATATGATAAATGTAAGCTAGATATAATATAAGCTTGACTATACAATGCCTCCGTTCCTCTTCTATGCTTGCAGGTTTACCGAGTTTGGAGGTTCGGTACCTCACCGACCTGCTGAAGAGTTGGCATTTTCAATTGCAAGATTTATGCAAAAGGGGGATCATTTATCAATTACTACATGGTAACTTCATTATTTATTGAATTTACTGTGTAACTTTGTAGGGTTCACCGTATTTAAATATTGAACTTGGCCATTCattttgtttatttcaataTCATGGTGGAACAAATTTTGGGAGAACTGTCGGTGGTCCTTTCATTGCTTCAAGCTATGACTATGATGCACCTCTTGATGAATATGGTAAAACACAAAGGATTCCAAAACTTGGCATAACCAATAAGAACTCACTTGTATTTTACAGACCTAATTAGGGTTCTTAATTTTGTTTCTTCTGTGTGCAGGATTTCTTAGGAAACCGTAATGGGGTCATCTGAAGGATTTACACAGAGCAATAAAACTCTCCGAACCGGCTTTAGTTTCTGCAGATCCAACCGTTACACGGATTGGAAACTATCAAGAGGTATGCATGACTTGTTTGGATGTCAATAAACTCAAAGTGGGCAGCAGATATGGCTATAGGACTTGGTACCGGAGTTCCGTGGATGTCAATAAACTCATCTCTCTTTCAAACTgtttttcgttttttatttattttaatttttgcagaAAGCATTCTAATGATAAAATTgaatagttttgatttttaacgATTTATGTTTTgtggtgtttgtttgtttgtgttggaCACAGGTAGTTGAAGTTTCAACTTCCAAAACTGGAAAACATGGACATGTTAAGTGACACTGACATCTTCACTGGCTTGTGATGTATTCAAGAGTATTAATGTGATGAATCTTTTGAATTCAGGTAGAAACTGAGGATGAGGTACTATTATATTGCTCTAACCTGTTTCTTGTGATGTATTCAAGAGTATGCAGACTTATTTTCCCAAAGTTGATCAATTTTTTCCTATcatcatttgtttttttgaatcTTTTGCAATAGACTTGGTTTTAAGAAGTAGATCAATTTTTTGCGGTTTTGGTTTTGTAAATTATTTGCTAACCATTTTACTTTGCTAATTTGCTAAATATAAGgcggttttgtttttttatacatttttagATTGCTCTTCTTTCTCGCTTTCTTTTGGCATACCTGGCGACGTGAATGGGTGAACAGGGAGCACACACAACAACAGCGGCAGCCTCCGATGTAGGTAAGGATTTCATATCCATTCTAACCCTAATTTGGTTACCTACTAATCCTTTATTTAATGCATTCCTAAATGCCCCCCAAAACACATTTAATTGAGCTCATGTCACATCACTACATTAGATATGCTTTAAGTATGTAACTAAGTTAAAGAAACACATTTGTAGAAACAGTCCAATACTAGATGTATCATTGAGATAACAAATTTACTAGACTGGCTCATaagtttttctgttttatagCAAAAAAGGTTTGAATTTTAGCGCTTGCAAAAGAGATAACATTTTTGTCGAACCTGTCATGATGGTACATTAATCAAATGAGTTAgtaacaaaaaatcaaatatactATCAGCAAACCAAACCAATAATGTTTGATGACAGATATCGGTTAGAGCTAATTTAATTTAGATTAGTAGTTTTGTCTTTCTAGCTGATATATGTTATCGAACAAACATCAATAGTGGAAACCAAGGTTTTCAATAACACAATTCAAAGTAAGTGAAACAAAGAggttagtttttgaaatttgaattttctttaattaattataattttcttatttcaaCAATCAAAATTGTTGTAACCGATTCTTTTGTGCACACATaactgattttattttatatgtgatTCTTTTGGCATGGTAAGTGCCACTTTGTTGGTATTTCTGCACTCTTTTGTTTATCCATATTTTGAATCAGTTTCCTGTAGTGAGGTGCATGCCTCTAAGGAATTTATGGTTTATGTGAGGCATACCTTCAACACTTTATTGAAAATTATAgatgttgattttaattttattgtacTCATGATTTGTGGCAATACTTTAGCTTATGAAATTGCATGTTTGAAATCTCCATGAAATTGAGCTAAGTTATGAGAGTTGGCAGATAAGTTCAGCCGGTGTATACTAAGATCTCCATGAAAATTActtaccatttttattttaccgCAACGCAGAGCACAAAACGAAGGGATAATGACGACTCTGCAATAGAATCTGACATCAAAGGTACCCCTTTCTGTTCAACAATATTGAACTCAATAGCTAGAGTACTACTCTTTTGACTAACCATTATTCACTTTTAGAATTTTCACCTTAAGTCGCAACGCAGAGCACAAAACGAAGGGATAATGACGACTCCGCAATAGAATCTGACATCAAAGGTACCCCTTTCTGTTCAAAAATATTGAACTCAATAGCTAGAGTACTACTCTTTTGACTAACCATTATTCACTTTTAGAATTTTCACCTTAAGTCATAtactattaataattataattcataaattttcgTCTCTGATTTATAAATGGTGGGTTTGACTATAATTGTTGTGAAGGAAATTTCctaatttttaagattttattgTTGTCATGTGCATCATAAAAGTATTGAGATTATTCATTTGTGTGGTTTTGTCTACATTTTAGTGACTAAGGAATAATGAATTAGGATTTATATAAAAGTGCTTACATATCATTACCAGAATTTCACTCATTCTATTTTTAGCTGTGCATTTGACAGCATGTTGAAGCCATTTGTGACAATTTTTGCATAACTAATACATGTGCAGTGCAGATGGGATAAATGCAATTGTATCATAGTGTGCAACTATTTGGTTGCCATACTTTTCTTGCTTTCCCAGAAAAGTTACAAGCCTCCTAAAAGACCCTTGACAAACAAGGTTTGTTGGTCTTTTActcttttacatttttggtttgttatatacttatatgtaatcaattttttagttattataaGAATGTTTGTTAGCTTTTTGGATCTGTATATATATAAGGCTTTTATTATGCAAACCTATCTAATTGAAATAAATGTTCATAGTGTAAGCcttttatttcttatatatatatatatatatatatatatatatatatattgtttgcaATTTCATATATGGTTTTCCATTAATCTATAATCCACTCCATCCCAAGAGAAATTAGTTTGCCAAATGTAGTCATTGTTGTGCTTAACTAATATTGAGATTTGAGAGGAATATAAATTTTGTCATCTAATAGTCTAAATACACATTAGATTGCGTACTACATTACTTTGTTAGCACATAGTTTAGTGGTTTGGCTTTAATTTTGGTCACACGACATGTTCTTCCTATGTGGTGATACAGCAAGCTTAAATTGATTTCTTTCTTTGTGCAGGTTCTCAAAATCATAGTTTCCAGCTTGCTTTAATGTGAGAGATTTGTAGTAGATAGTATTTTTGGGAGTTGCTAGATGGATTTCAAGATGATTCCTATGAAGTTAGTAATTTAAgagtttgaagaaaaatttgtaAAATCTATGGAAAGAGTTTCTTTTGTGGTGTTCTTGCATGTTATAAGGAAGATTGacatgttataacttataacttatgaTTCCTATCTCTATCATTTTGTTTTCCATGTGTTATTTTTGGACATTTATTTTGTATCATCCATGATTGAAATATATTTGGCGTTATGGTGAtgtattttatttgagtttaattgatatgcaccgacggtgtaaaatagttttacacgatcgtccaataaacaaccaccattttgccatgtcatatcaagaaagtgggctgaagtggggtgatgtggcggaaaacatggttggtattaattgacggtgtaaaattattttacaccgtcggtgtatttaaattaaatccattttattttagtcatttTGATGTCTTTTTCACGTGGGTATGTACTTTATTTCGATGTTCTTTGGATATGGAATTTCAATTGCGATGTAAATGATGTCCCCCTTTGTTAATTTCCGTATGTTCATGACTAACTTTTTCGGCTAATAGCATCCATGATTGGTATATAAATGATACCCCCTAAGGAATTTGCATATGCTTATGACTAATTACCTCGGCACATAACAACCATGATTGGTATACAAATCACGTTCcgccgaacccgtgcaacgcacggggaGCCATCTAGTTGCATTAATAGGAAGAACATGAGTCTTTGTCCAAGACGAATGCAGTTTGTATTCTTTCATTACCCATATTTCAACTTTATCATTATCATAATTCTTAACCCGTAGACTAAGAAATTCTTGAAATACCCACAAATTCTTTCTAACTCTATATCTCGAAATTTGATCTTTACCTTCACTCTTATTTACATCTATTAAATACTTGTATCGTCACAACCTTTTGGTCACAATGTTTAGTCACACatacatcaaaatatataccatttaattaataataaaaaattattatttaattactttctctctctacatttttttaaatatgtgaAAGTGACTAAATATGTGGTCTAAATAGTAGTGACCACACAAGTATTTCGCCTACGCCCTCTCCTTAGAGAGAAATGAGACAGATATAGAGGAGAGTGAAGAAGTTGATTCAAACTCCTATATCTCTCTtcattaaagaaaataataaaataatcaaaaagTGTGAGTTAAGAGAAAAATATATAGAGTTTGAAGAGACGGGTAGAAAAAATCGAATTGAATGGAAAGAttcaatttcatttatttttatactaatAGAGACTAAATTAGAGAGAATAAAATATTGTGGCAAACCAATATTCAAATTTCTAGCAACAGAGTACTGTGCTGTGCTAGTTttaaagaaaaagtttatttatatcAATGAACAATTAAATGCTTATACAAACGGGATTATTATGCCTTAATGTGTTGAATTGAGATTATTATTGCATGCAGAGTGAGTGTGATTCTAGCT encodes:
- the LOC123920982 gene encoding uncharacterized protein LOC123920982, producing the protein MLLAPSFIWLHGRIRLLQTSTFLQASQIWWWQAEEDSFFVDSNPGISCYCKLIMPQQHQRMTEPASNVASCSGTAMEKSSKGYFRNIHTSHQFLLYHFKKIFIFWIQSIMLPRISASNFDVKRCTDNTCNGFYCDYFSPNTAYKPKMWTEAWTGWFTEFGGSVPHRPAEELAFSIARFMQKGDHLSITT